In a genomic window of Holophagaceae bacterium:
- a CDS encoding PAS domain S-box protein has product MGGSGISPAEHGGPDPLLEGRRLLLEQLAQGRSSADLLDFLCRWVESRAGQAICSVLVIGEDGRTLRHGAGPGLPAGFVQALDGKPDAGIFSAAALENRTAVAQDIAKEPRWDDFRALALAHALAACAAIPIQGPDGAVLGVFALYHREPGPFESAEMALLEAAAELAAAVLRIQQGDQFLRQREARYRHLFDVIPDPVWIFDPRTLGFVEVNQAAADLYGWTKDEFQRKSLEDIWTPETRLEARARLAALGPDEVLRGKFQHRTRAGALIDVEVTSQPIELGGRGLRFTLVRDITESRRTEAALEASEARYRAVVEQAGEMIFFFEVTTKRIVEANDAFQLTLGYGAGDLETLTLYDLVEADRESVDRNVAHVVSEQYYHVGRRRYRHKDGRIREVEVSANHLKEIHQDLLCAVARDVTDQVRAEAAMRQAQKLESLGLLAGGVAHDFNNMLTAILGNLNLAQMNLPKASPSLAYLGHIEGTVLRAADLTRQMLTYSGKGRFLIQAVDLGRLVDEMTHLLMASISKKVLLHSQVPEALPALEGDPAQIQQIVMNLVLNASEAIGDSEGTIGISACASDLDEAFIASHLPRQAVDAGPHVIFEVSDTGIGMSPETMSRIFDPFFTTKVSGRGLGLSAMLGILRSHHAGINIYSELGKGSTFRIYFPAHQAVEKTLEPAPPPARPAFPPGTVLVVDDESTIRATAGAMLESLGFQVLEAADGIQAVEIYQAQGTDILLVLLDLTMPRMDGKATFQAIQELNPSAKVILSSGYNREEALHPFTGADPAGFLRKPYQYKDLLTELARILLSPP; this is encoded by the coding sequence ATGGGAGGTTCTGGCATCAGCCCCGCGGAGCACGGAGGACCTGACCCGCTCCTGGAGGGCCGGCGCCTGCTGCTGGAACAACTTGCCCAGGGCCGTTCCAGCGCAGACCTTCTGGATTTTCTCTGCCGATGGGTGGAGTCCCGGGCCGGCCAGGCGATCTGCTCGGTGCTGGTGATCGGCGAGGATGGCCGGACCCTCCGTCACGGCGCAGGCCCCGGCCTGCCGGCCGGGTTCGTGCAGGCCCTCGATGGGAAGCCGGATGCAGGGATTTTCAGCGCGGCCGCCTTGGAAAATCGGACCGCGGTGGCGCAGGACATCGCCAAGGAGCCGCGCTGGGACGACTTCCGCGCCCTGGCTCTGGCCCATGCTTTGGCCGCGTGCGCCGCGATTCCCATCCAGGGTCCCGACGGAGCTGTGCTGGGCGTTTTCGCGCTCTACCACCGTGAACCCGGTCCTTTCGAATCCGCCGAAATGGCGCTTCTGGAGGCAGCCGCTGAGCTGGCCGCAGCGGTCCTGCGCATCCAGCAGGGAGACCAGTTCTTGCGCCAGAGGGAAGCCAGATATCGGCACCTCTTCGATGTGATCCCGGATCCGGTGTGGATTTTCGATCCCCGGACGCTCGGATTCGTCGAGGTGAACCAGGCCGCGGCGGACCTCTATGGTTGGACCAAGGATGAATTCCAGCGGAAATCCCTAGAAGATATCTGGACCCCGGAGACCAGACTCGAAGCAAGGGCGCGGTTGGCGGCCCTGGGCCCCGACGAGGTGCTCCGTGGGAAGTTCCAGCACCGGACCCGGGCCGGCGCGCTCATCGACGTGGAGGTCACTTCCCAGCCCATCGAACTGGGGGGCCGGGGTCTGAGATTCACGTTGGTGCGGGACATCACCGAATCCCGGCGCACGGAAGCCGCGCTGGAGGCCAGCGAAGCCCGCTATCGCGCCGTGGTGGAACAAGCCGGGGAGATGATCTTCTTCTTCGAGGTGACCACCAAACGCATCGTGGAAGCCAACGACGCCTTCCAGCTGACTCTCGGTTACGGCGCCGGAGATCTGGAAACCCTCACCTTGTACGACCTGGTGGAGGCCGACCGGGAATCCGTGGACCGGAACGTGGCCCATGTGGTGTCGGAGCAGTACTACCATGTGGGCCGCCGCCGCTACCGGCACAAGGACGGCCGGATCCGCGAAGTCGAAGTGAGCGCCAACCACCTGAAGGAGATCCACCAGGATCTGCTCTGCGCGGTGGCCCGCGACGTGACCGACCAGGTTCGCGCGGAAGCGGCCATGCGGCAGGCTCAGAAACTGGAAAGCCTCGGCCTCTTGGCCGGAGGAGTGGCCCACGATTTCAACAATATGCTCACGGCCATCCTCGGCAATTTGAACCTGGCCCAGATGAATCTCCCGAAGGCTTCGCCCAGCCTGGCGTATCTCGGCCATATCGAGGGCACCGTGCTGCGCGCCGCGGACCTGACCCGCCAGATGCTCACCTACAGCGGAAAGGGGCGGTTCCTCATCCAGGCGGTGGATCTGGGGCGATTGGTGGATGAAATGACCCACCTCCTCATGGCCTCCATTTCGAAAAAAGTGTTGCTGCACAGCCAGGTCCCCGAGGCCCTGCCGGCCCTGGAGGGCGACCCCGCCCAGATCCAGCAGATCGTGATGAACCTCGTCCTCAATGCCTCCGAGGCCATCGGGGACTCCGAAGGAACGATCGGAATCTCCGCCTGCGCATCGGATCTGGACGAAGCCTTCATCGCCAGCCACCTGCCCAGGCAGGCCGTGGACGCAGGCCCCCACGTCATCTTCGAGGTCTCGGATACCGGGATCGGGATGAGCCCGGAAACCATGTCACGGATCTTCGATCCATTCTTCACCACGAAGGTGTCCGGCCGGGGTCTCGGCTTATCGGCCATGCTCGGCATCCTGCGGAGCCACCACGCGGGCATCAACATCTATTCCGAGCTTGGCAAGGGCTCCACCTTCCGGATCTATTTTCCCGCCCACCAAGCCGTGGAAAAAACGCTCGAACCAGCCCCGCCTCCGGCGCGCCCGGCCTTTCCCCCCGGCACGGTGCTGGTCGTGGACGATGAATCCACCATCCGGGCCACGGCCGGCGCCATGCTTGAATCGCTCGGCTTCCAGGTCCTGGAGGCCGCGGATGGAATCCAGGCGGTGGAGATATACCAAGCCCAAGGAACCGACATCCTCCTCGTCCTCCTGGATCTCACCATGCCGCGCATGGATGGGAAGGCCACCTTCCAGGCCATCCAGGAATTGAATCCCTCCGCCAAGGTCATCCTGTCGAGCGGCTACAACCGGGAAGAAGCCCTCCACCCTTTCACAGGCGCAGACCCTGCCGGTTTCCTGAGGAAACCATACCAATACAAGGATTTGCTGACCGAACTCGCAAGAATCCTGCTCTCGCCGCCCTGA
- a CDS encoding TetR/AcrR family transcriptional regulator gives MQPVFSPEALGVSTPGVRFRDALERLSSQGELKAKLLLVALDHFAKRGFDGVQVREVAEEAGVSKPTLYYHFGSKEGLFRQLCLVAQAVVAQRVLNLVKPLLESVPVGAEAIQASALRLARGYVDLLRETPEFTGFIFRSIAVPSPDSGFRDLMPLVEKALSPLGLYIHTVFGVNLEQARKEVLIFTAIFGALIEEGLRRPEYVIDEKELAWAVDRWLRGLEPVL, from the coding sequence ATGCAGCCGGTTTTCAGTCCGGAGGCGCTTGGCGTCTCCACGCCCGGGGTGCGGTTCCGGGACGCCCTGGAGCGGTTGAGCTCCCAGGGCGAATTGAAGGCCAAGCTGCTGCTGGTGGCCCTGGACCACTTCGCCAAGCGTGGCTTCGATGGCGTGCAGGTGCGGGAAGTGGCGGAGGAGGCCGGCGTTTCGAAGCCCACCCTGTACTACCACTTCGGCAGCAAGGAAGGGCTGTTCCGGCAGCTCTGCCTGGTGGCGCAGGCGGTGGTGGCGCAGCGCGTGCTGAACCTGGTGAAGCCATTGCTGGAATCGGTTCCGGTTGGAGCCGAAGCCATCCAGGCCTCCGCGCTGCGATTGGCGAGAGGCTACGTGGACCTGCTCCGCGAAACTCCGGAATTCACTGGTTTCATCTTCCGGTCCATCGCCGTGCCGAGCCCCGACAGCGGCTTCCGGGACCTCATGCCTCTGGTGGAAAAGGCTCTGAGTCCCTTGGGCCTGTACATCCACACCGTCTTTGGCGTGAACCTGGAGCAGGCCCGGAAAGAGGTGCTCATCTTCACGGCGATTTTCGGCGCGCTCATCGAAGAGGGGCTCCGGCGGCCCGAATACGTGATCGACGAGAAGGAGCTCGCCTGGGCCGTGGACCGGTGGCTGCGGGGCCTGGAGCCTGTTTTGTGA
- a CDS encoding DUF2520 domain-containing protein, whose protein sequence is MAAEFSILGRGRAGRALAGAWGSAVPLLSREGTPDGFVLLAVPDDAIPAQAARFPGRCAHLSGSLHLEGVPCVHPLTSFDGQAADWRGTPLALTGEVPGFLVEAFQELGFEPFTLDPRFKALYHAAAVLTSAHSASLWLGAAELLRASGIELPGRGLMPLVEATRHNIERHGAAGRTGPFVRGDEETIARDAAALPEVWREIFLKLGHLGCSHERKPE, encoded by the coding sequence ATGGCAGCGGAGTTCAGCATTCTTGGGCGGGGCCGTGCGGGGCGGGCCCTGGCGGGGGCCTGGGGCAGCGCTGTGCCGCTGTTGTCCAGGGAAGGGACTCCGGACGGCTTTGTGCTCCTGGCCGTGCCCGACGATGCCATCCCGGCCCAGGCTGCCCGCTTTCCCGGACGCTGCGCCCATCTCTCCGGCAGCCTCCACCTCGAGGGCGTGCCCTGCGTCCATCCCCTGACCAGTTTCGACGGCCAGGCCGCGGATTGGCGGGGCACGCCGCTGGCGCTCACGGGCGAAGTCCCTGGATTTCTCGTGGAAGCCTTCCAGGAATTGGGATTCGAGCCCTTCACCCTGGATCCGCGGTTCAAGGCGTTGTACCACGCGGCCGCGGTGCTCACGTCGGCCCATTCAGCATCGCTCTGGCTGGGCGCCGCGGAGCTGTTGCGGGCATCTGGAATCGAACTTCCAGGCCGGGGCCTCATGCCCCTGGTGGAGGCCACCCGGCACAACATCGAACGTCACGGAGCGGCGGGGCGCACCGGACCCTTCGTGCGAGGGGACGAGGAGACCATCGCGCGGGACGCGGCCGCGCTGCCCGAAGTCTGGCGGGAAATATTTTTGAAACTAGGGCATCTTGGATGTAGCCATGAACGCAAACCTGAATAA